A single window of Helicobacter pylori NCTC 11637 = CCUG 17874 = ATCC 43504 = JCM 12093 DNA harbors:
- the gyrB gene encoding DNA topoisomerase (ATP-hydrolyzing) subunit B, with protein MQNYQSHSIKVLKGLEGVRKRPGMYIGDTNVGGLHHMVYEVVDNAVDESMAGFCDTINITLTDEGSCIVEDNGRGIPVDIHPTEKIPACTVVLTILHAGGKFDNDTYKVSGGLHGVGVSVVNALSKRLIMTIKKEGQIYRQEFEKGIPTSELEIIGKTKSAKESGTTIEFFPDESVMEVVEFQAGILQKRFKEMAYLNDGLKISFKEEKTQLQETYFYEDGLKQFVKDSAKKELLTPIISFKSMDEETRTSIEVALAYADDYNENTLSFVNNIKTSEGGTHEAGFKMGLSKAILQYIDNNIKTKESRPISEDIKEGLIAVVSLKMSEPLFEGQTKSKLGSSYARALVSKLVYDKIHQFLEENPNEAKIIANKALLAAKAREASKKARELTRKKDNLSVGTLPGKLADCQSKDPLESEIFLVEGDSAGGSAKQGRDRVFQAILPLKGKILNVEKSHLSKILKSEEIKNMITAFGCGIQESFEIEKLRYHKIIIMTDADVDGSHIQTLLMTFFYRYLRPLIEQGHVYIAQAPLYKYKKGKTEIYLKDSVALDHFLIEHGINSVDIEGIGKNDLMNLLKVARHYRYTLLELEKRYNLLEILRFLIETKDALSFDMKILEKSILEKLEGLNYQILRSFATEESLHLHAQTPKGLVEFNLDDNLFKEVLFEEANYTYQKLMEYNLDFLEDKDILAFLEEVENHAKKGANIQRYKGLGEMNPNDLWETTMHKENRSLIKLKIEDLEKTDAVFSLCMGDEVEPRRAFIQAHAKDVKQLDV; from the coding sequence ATGCAAAATTACCAGAGCCATAGTATTAAGGTTTTAAAAGGTTTAGAGGGGGTTAGGAAACGCCCTGGAATGTATATTGGCGATACCAATGTGGGTGGGTTGCACCACATGGTGTATGAAGTCGTGGATAACGCTGTAGATGAGAGCATGGCGGGTTTTTGCGATACGATTAATATCACTTTGACTGATGAGGGTTCATGCATTGTAGAAGATAACGGGCGAGGCATTCCTGTAGATATTCACCCCACGGAAAAAATCCCCGCTTGCACCGTGGTTCTAACGATTTTGCATGCGGGAGGCAAGTTTGATAATGATACTTATAAAGTTTCAGGCGGTTTGCATGGCGTGGGCGTTTCGGTTGTGAACGCTTTGAGCAAACGCTTGATCATGACGATTAAAAAAGAGGGTCAAATCTATCGCCAAGAGTTTGAAAAGGGTATTCCTACTAGCGAGCTTGAAATCATTGGCAAAACCAAAAGTGCTAAAGAAAGCGGCACGACTATTGAATTTTTCCCTGATGAAAGCGTGATGGAAGTCGTTGAATTTCAAGCGGGTATTTTGCAAAAACGCTTTAAAGAAATGGCGTATCTTAACGACGGCTTAAAAATTTCTTTCAAAGAAGAAAAAACCCAACTACAAGAGACTTATTTCTATGAAGACGGCTTGAAACAATTCGTTAAAGACAGCGCTAAAAAAGAATTGCTCACCCCCATTATTTCGTTTAAAAGCATGGATGAAGAAACGCGCACTTCTATAGAAGTCGCTCTAGCGTATGCTGATGATTACAATGAAAACACCTTAAGCTTTGTGAATAACATTAAAACTTCTGAGGGCGGCACGCATGAGGCGGGCTTTAAAATGGGCTTGTCTAAGGCGATTTTGCAATACATTGACAATAACATTAAAACCAAAGAGTCGCGCCCCATCTCTGAAGACATTAAAGAGGGCTTGATCGCTGTTGTGAGCTTGAAAATGAGCGAGCCTTTATTTGAAGGGCAGACTAAATCCAAACTCGGCAGTTCGTATGCGCGCGCGTTGGTTTCAAAATTAGTCTATGATAAAATCCATCAATTTTTAGAAGAAAACCCTAACGAAGCCAAAATCATTGCCAATAAAGCCCTACTAGCCGCAAAAGCCAGAGAAGCCAGCAAGAAAGCCAGAGAGCTTACAAGGAAAAAGGATAATTTGAGTGTCGGCACTTTGCCTGGAAAATTAGCCGATTGCCAGAGTAAAGACCCTTTAGAGAGTGAAATCTTTTTAGTGGAGGGCGATAGCGCGGGCGGGAGCGCTAAACAAGGGCGCGATAGGGTTTTCCAAGCGATCTTGCCCTTAAAGGGTAAGATTTTAAATGTGGAAAAAAGCCATTTGTCAAAAATCCTAAAATCAGAAGAAATTAAAAACATGATCACGGCTTTTGGGTGTGGCATTCAAGAGAGTTTTGAAATAGAAAAATTGCGCTATCACAAAATCATTATCATGACCGATGCTGATGTGGATGGGAGCCATATCCAAACCTTGCTGATGACTTTTTTCTATCGTTATTTACGCCCGCTGATTGAACAAGGGCATGTTTATATCGCTCAAGCCCCTCTTTACAAATACAAGAAAGGCAAGACAGAAATCTATCTTAAAGACAGCGTCGCTTTGGATCATTTTTTAATTGAGCATGGCATCAATTCGGTGGATATTGAAGGGATTGGCAAGAACGATTTGATGAATTTGTTAAAAGTGGCGCGTCATTACCGCTATACGCTTTTGGAATTAGAAAAACGCTACAATTTGCTAGAAATTTTACGCTTTTTGATTGAAACTAAGGACGCTTTAAGCTTTGATATGAAAATTTTAGAAAAAAGCATTTTGGAAAAATTAGAGGGCTTGAATTATCAGATCTTACGCTCTTTTGCTACTGAAGAAAGCTTGCATTTGCATGCGCAAACCCCTAAAGGCTTGGTGGAATTTAACCTAGATGACAACCTCTTTAAAGAAGTGTTGTTTGAAGAAGCGAATTACACTTACCAAAAACTTATGGAATATAATTTAGATTTCTTAGAAGATAAGGATATTTTGGCGTTTTTAGAAGAAGTGGAAAATCACGCTAAAAAGGGAGCGAATATCCAGCGCTATAAGGGGCTAGGCGAGATGAACCCTAATGATTTGTGGGAAACGACCATGCATAAAGAAAACCGCAGCTTGATCAAACTCAAAATTGAAGATTTAGAAAAAACCGATGCAGTCTTTTCGCTTTGCATGGGCGATGAAGTAGAGCCTAGAAGAGCCTTTATCCAAGCGCATGCTAAAGACGTGAAACAGCTAGATGTGTAA
- a CDS encoding adenine methyltransferase — protein MNLGAYYTPPYLVDCTYKLLKKHVGIENYTLLDTACGNKEFLKLHHPKKIGADIDPKCDALIINALVNPKRENYGISQDEPLIIVGNPPYNDRTSFAKQKLKDKNFHFEIDHHLKSRDLGISFLRSFAILKPAFICVLHPLSYLIKEANFKQLKLFKDNYRLLDAFVVSSKSFTKSNEFPIVIALYERGRMDYAEIRRFVFPTDCDTTLCLNDFDYIANYVDKYPNAKKVGACVGYFFPMRDINALKRNKTFLNAPSENAVRISQDKLIYYQYIHYFKEIAPKIPYYFGNLDIIIDHFAFLEIKDAFLKDKRARLEYFKKLFQGHPCEFD, from the coding sequence GTGAATTTAGGGGCTTATTACACGCCCCCTTATTTAGTGGATTGCACTTACAAGCTTTTAAAAAAGCATGTTGGTATTGAAAACTATACGCTTTTAGACACCGCATGTGGTAATAAAGAGTTTTTAAAGCTCCACCACCCTAAAAAAATAGGAGCGGATATTGACCCCAAGTGTGATGCTTTAATAATAAACGCTCTAGTTAATCCTAAAAGAGAAAATTATGGCATTAGCCAAGATGAGCCTTTAATCATCGTGGGCAATCCCCCCTATAACGATAGAACTTCTTTTGCCAAACAAAAATTAAAAGATAAAAACTTTCATTTTGAGATAGACCATCATTTGAAATCCCGAGATTTGGGGATAAGTTTTTTAAGATCTTTTGCAATTTTAAAGCCGGCGTTTATTTGCGTGTTACACCCTTTATCTTATCTCATCAAAGAAGCTAATTTTAAGCAATTAAAGCTATTTAAGGATAATTACAGGCTTTTAGACGCTTTTGTTGTTTCTTCTAAATCTTTCACCAAAAGTAACGAATTTCCTATTGTGATAGCTTTATATGAGCGAGGGCGAATGGACTATGCAGAGATTAGGCGTTTTGTTTTTCCAACTGATTGCGATACGACGCTATGCTTAAACGATTTTGACTATATAGCTAACTATGTGGATAAATACCCTAACGCTAAAAAGGTTGGTGCATGCGTGGGCTATTTTTTCCCTATGCGAGACATTAACGCTCTCAAACGCAACAAAACTTTTTTAAACGCACCAAGCGAAAATGCGGTGCGAATCAGTCAAGATAAATTGATTTATTACCAGTATATCCATTATTTTAAGGAAATTGCTCCTAAAATCCCTTATTATTTTGGTAATTTGGATATTATCATTGATCATTTTGCTTTTTTAGAAATTAAAGACGCTTTTTTGAAAGATAAAAGAGCACGTTTAGAATATTTTAAAAAATTGTTTCAAGGACACCCTTGTGAGTTTGATTAA
- a CDS encoding R.Pab1 family restriction endonuclease — translation MSLIKVSGDKKAIEISIPLTSISGKVRVKIRHAFSDYGISTATRKIPFSLKHYIEWQIGYDVPIKDKEKFELTTLKDEKYHFLGANNKVKTLYELSEMIYYAKQLGLISLENLENTLKYLEKQKQFIEDNFMITRERFRSHQFGGMDFELSRISYPLLIHSFSDNQLSEIVIREQQYGSKTQAMLYFCFSILELKTATPLLNRTATLKEHAFLNHPSRNPKHL, via the coding sequence GTGAGTTTGATTAAAGTTAGTGGTGATAAAAAAGCGATTGAGATTTCTATTCCTTTAACTTCAATTTCAGGCAAAGTGCGTGTGAAAATCAGACATGCCTTTAGCGATTATGGTATTTCAACAGCGACTAGAAAAATCCCTTTTAGTTTAAAGCATTATATAGAGTGGCAGATCGGTTATGATGTCCCCATTAAAGATAAAGAAAAATTTGAACTCACTACTTTAAAAGATGAAAAATATCATTTTTTAGGGGCTAATAATAAAGTAAAAACTCTCTATGAATTGAGTGAAATGATTTATTACGCTAAGCAATTAGGTTTAATCAGTTTAGAAAATTTAGAAAATACTTTAAAATATTTAGAAAAACAAAAACAATTTATAGAAGATAATTTTATGATCACAAGAGAAAGATTTAGATCGCATCAATTTGGGGGCATGGATTTTGAACTTTCACGCATCTCTTATCCCTTACTCATTCATTCTTTTAGTGATAATCAATTGAGCGAAATAGTTATTAGAGAGCAACAATACGGCTCTAAAACCCAAGCCATGCTGTATTTTTGCTTTTCTATTTTGGAATTAAAAACCGCTACCCCCTTATTAAACAGAACCGCTACACTCAAAGAACATGCTTTTTTAAACCACCCAAGCAGAAATCCCAAACATCTTTAG
- a CDS encoding R.Pab1 family restriction endonuclease, translating to MLKIFGLLSQVHHNDVLKILEKILQN from the coding sequence ATGCTTAAAATTTTTGGGCTTTTAAGCCAAGTGCACCATAACGATGTGTTAAAGATTTTAGAAAAAATACTTCAAAATTAA
- the csd3 gene encoding peptidoglycan DD-metalloendopeptidase Csd3 produces the protein MVFFRKKIILNFIYSLMVAFLSHGVLLKADGMAKKQTLLVGERLVWDKLTLLGFLEKNHIPQKLYYNLSSQDKELSAEIQSNVTYYTLRDANNTLIQALIPISQDLQIHIYKKGEDYFLDFIPIIFTRKEKTLLLSLQTSPYQDIVKATNDPLLANQLMNAYKKSVPFKRLAKNDKIAIVYTRDYRVGQAFGQPTIKIAMISSRLHQYYLFSHSNGRYYDSKAQEVAGFLLETPVKYTRISSPFSYGRFHPVLKVRRPHYGVDYAAKHGSLIHSASDGRVGFIGVKAGYGNVVEIHLNELRLVYAHMSAFAKGLKKGSFVKKGQIIGRVGSTGLSTGPHLHFGVYKNSRPINPLGYIRTAKSKLHGKQREVFLEKAQHSKQKLEELFKTHSFEKNSFYLLEGF, from the coding sequence ATGGTATTTTTTCGTAAGAAAATTATTTTAAATTTTATCTATTCTTTAATGGTTGCTTTTTTATCCCATGGGGTTCTTTTAAAAGCCGATGGAATGGCTAAAAAGCAAACTCTTTTAGTGGGTGAAAGGCTTGTGTGGGATAAGCTCACGCTGTTAGGGTTTTTAGAAAAAAACCATATCCCTCAAAAACTCTACTACAACCTGAGCTCTCAAGATAAAGAATTGAGCGCTGAAATTCAAAGCAATGTTACCTACTACACCTTAAGAGATGCCAACAACACGCTCATTCAAGCCCTTATCCCTATAAGCCAGGATTTACAAATCCATATTTACAAAAAAGGGGAGGATTATTTTTTAGACTTTATCCCCATTATCTTCACTCGTAAAGAAAAAACCCTCCTTCTTTCTTTACAAACCTCGCCCTATCAAGATATTGTCAAAGCCACCAATGACCCCCTTTTAGCCAACCAATTGATGAACGCGTATAAAAAAAGCGTGCCTTTTAAACGCCTGGCAAAAAACGATAAAATCGCTATCGTCTATACAAGAGATTATCGTGTGGGGCAAGCGTTTGGCCAACCAACCATTAAAATAGCCATGATTAGCTCTCGTTTGCACCAATACTATCTTTTTTCCCATTCAAACGGGCGCTATTATGACTCAAAAGCACAAGAAGTGGCAGGGTTTTTATTAGAAACCCCGGTGAAATACACCCGCATTTCTTCGCCTTTTTCGTATGGGAGGTTCCATCCTGTCTTAAAAGTCAGACGGCCTCATTACGGCGTGGATTATGCGGCTAAACATGGCAGCTTGATCCATTCTGCATCAGATGGTCGTGTGGGTTTTATAGGGGTTAAGGCGGGGTATGGGAATGTGGTTGAAATCCATTTGAATGAATTGCGCTTGGTGTATGCTCACATGAGCGCGTTTGCTAAGGGGTTGAAAAAAGGATCATTCGTTAAAAAAGGGCAAATCATAGGCAGAGTGGGAAGCACGGGTTTAAGCACCGGACCGCATTTGCATTTTGGCGTGTATAAAAACTCCCGCCCCATTAATCCTTTAGGCTATATCCGCACCGCTAAAAGCAAATTGCATGGCAAGCAAAGAGAGGTTTTTTTAGAAAAAGCTCAGCATTCTAAGCAAAAATTAGAAGAACTTTTTAAAACCCATTCTTTTGAAAAAAATTCATTTTATCTTTTAGAGGGTTTTTAA
- a CDS encoding NUDIX hydrolase, with protein sequence MSYFKNAFNQKSLIDDSSVYLEPCSSSNFIELKRMHYNEENTKKTWDIIKSLDSVAVLLYEKESDCFVIVKQFRPAIYARRFHFKRDQDQNIDGYTYELCAGLVDKANKSLEEIACEEALEECGYQISPKNLETIGQFYSATGLSGSLQTLYYAEVRADLKVSKGGGIDAEKIEVLFLERSKAFDFIMDFQYAKTTGLSLAILWHLKKFKNV encoded by the coding sequence ATGTCTTATTTTAAGAATGCTTTCAATCAAAAATCTTTAATAGATGATTCCAGTGTGTATTTAGAGCCTTGTTCTAGCTCTAATTTCATAGAATTAAAACGCATGCATTATAATGAAGAGAATACTAAGAAAACATGGGATATTATTAAGTCTTTAGACAGCGTGGCGGTTTTACTCTATGAAAAAGAATCCGATTGTTTTGTGATTGTGAAACAATTCCGCCCAGCCATTTATGCGCGCCGTTTTCATTTTAAGCGCGATCAAGATCAAAATATTGACGGATACACTTATGAATTGTGCGCGGGGCTTGTGGATAAAGCTAATAAGAGTTTAGAAGAAATCGCTTGCGAAGAAGCGCTAGAAGAATGCGGTTATCAAATTAGCCCTAAAAATTTAGAAACCATAGGCCAATTTTATAGCGCGACCGGGTTGAGTGGGAGTTTGCAAACGCTCTATTACGCTGAAGTGCGTGCGGATTTGAAAGTTTCAAAGGGTGGGGGGATTGATGCAGAAAAGATTGAAGTGCTGTTTTTAGAGCGATCAAAAGCTTTTGATTTTATAATGGATTTTCAATACGCTAAAACCACCGGATTGTCTTTAGCCATTTTATGGCATTTAAAAAAGTTTAAAAATGTTTAA
- the pgbA gene encoding plasminogen-binding protein PgbA → MLRLLMGLLLMSFISLQSASWQEPLRVSIEFVDLPKKIIRFPAHDLQVGEFGFVVTKLSDYEIVNSEVVIIAVENGVATAKFRAFESMKQSHLPTPRMVARKGDLVYFRQFNNQAFLIAPNDELYEQIRATNTDINFISSDLLVTFLNGFDPKIANLRKACNVYSVGVIYIVTTNTLNILSCESFEILEKRELDTSGVTKTSTPFFSRVEGIDAGTLGKLFSGSQSKNYFAYYDALVKKEKRKEVRIKKREEKIDSREIKREIKQEAIKEPKKANQGTENAPTLEEKNYQKAERKLDAKEERRYLRDERKKAKATKKAMKLEEREKEHDERDERETEGRRKALEMDKGNEKVNAKENEQEIKQEAIKEPDNGNNATQQGEKQNAPKENNAPKEEPKLSPKEEKRRLKEEKKKAKAEQRAREFEQRAREHQERDEKELEERRKALEAGKK, encoded by the coding sequence ATGTTAAGGCTTTTGATGGGACTTCTTTTAATGAGTTTTATAAGCTTGCAATCAGCCTCTTGGCAAGAACCCTTAAGAGTGAGTATAGAATTTGTGGATTTGCCTAAAAAAATCATTCGTTTTCCTGCTCATGATTTGCAAGTGGGGGAGTTTGGTTTTGTCGTTACTAAACTTTCAGATTATGAAATCGTTAATTCTGAAGTGGTCATTATCGCCGTTGAAAATGGTGTCGCAACGGCTAAATTCAGAGCGTTTGAGTCCATGAAACAAAGCCATTTACCCACTCCAAGAATGGTCGCTAGAAAGGGGGATTTAGTCTATTTTAGGCAATTCAACAACCAAGCGTTTTTAATCGCTCCTAATGATGAACTCTATGAGCAAATCAGAGCGACTAACACCGATATTAATTTTATTAGTTCTGATTTGTTGGTTACTTTTTTGAATGGGTTTGACCCAAAAATCGCTAATTTAAGGAAAGCGTGCAACGTTTATAGCGTGGGGGTAATTTATATTGTAACCACGAACACGCTCAATATTTTAAGCTGTGAGAGTTTTGAAATTTTAGAAAAAAGAGAGTTGGATACAAGCGGTGTTACTAAAACTTCTACGCCGTTTTTTTCTAGGGTTGAGGGCATTGATGCAGGCACGCTAGGGAAACTTTTTTCAGGAAGCCAATCTAAAAATTACTTCGCTTACTATGACGCTTTAGTGAAAAAAGAAAAACGCAAAGAAGTGAGGATTAAAAAGAGGGAAGAAAAGATTGATTCTAGAGAAATTAAACGAGAAATCAAGCAAGAGGCCATTAAAGAGCCTAAAAAAGCCAATCAAGGCACAGAAAACGCTCCCACTTTAGAAGAGAAAAACTACCAAAAAGCAGAGCGCAAACTTGATGCTAAAGAAGAAAGGCGCTATTTAAGAGATGAAAGGAAAAAAGCCAAAGCCACCAAAAAGGCTATGAAATTGGAAGAAAGAGAAAAAGAGCATGATGAAAGAGACGAGAGAGAGACTGAAGGAAGAAGAAAAGCTTTAGAAATGGATAAAGGCAATGAAAAAGTCAATGCCAAAGAAAATGAGCAAGAAATCAAGCAAGAAGCCATTAAAGAGCCAGATAATGGAAATAACGCCACCCAACAAGGCGAAAAACAAAACGCTCCTAAAGAGAACAACGCTCCAAAAGAAGAGCCAAAACTCAGTCCTAAAGAAGAAAAACGCCGCTTGAAAGAAGAAAAGAAAAAAGCCAAAGCCGAACAAAGAGCGAGAGAATTTGAACAAAGAGCGAGAGAGCATCAAGAAAGAGATGAAAAAGAGCTTGAAGAGCGAAGAAAGGCGCTAGAAGCGGGTAAAAAATAA